A single Triticum dicoccoides isolate Atlit2015 ecotype Zavitan chromosome 2A, WEW_v2.0, whole genome shotgun sequence DNA region contains:
- the LOC119353549 gene encoding protein DETOXIFICATION 18-like encodes MSSASAPLLGACEPADGKGGEENPCSPAWLHRLIDTEEAWAQLRFAVPMVLTNMSYYGIPLVSVMFSGHLGNVHLAGATLGNSWATVTGYALVGLTAGLEDG; translated from the exons ATGTCTTCGGCTTCGGCTCCGCTGCTCGGTGCCTGCGAGCCCGCCGATGGCAAGGGCGGCGAGGAGAATCCCTGCTCGCCGGCGTGGTTACACCGCTTGATCGACACGGAGGAGGCATGGGCGCAGCTGCGGTTCGCGGTGCCGATGGTCCTGACCAACATGTCCTACTACGGCATCCCGCTGGTGTCCGTGATGTTCTCCGGCCACCTCGGCAACGTCCACCTCGCCGGCGCTACGCTCGGCAACTCCTGGGCCACCGTCACCGGCTACGCCCTCGTC GGTCTCACGGCGGGGCTTGAGGATGGGTGA